In Desulforhopalus sp., the genomic stretch TCATCGGCAATGGCTCTTTGATGGGCGCACGAATGAGTTCACTCACCAACCGGATACGCAAGGATGTCGTCTCGGTGACCCATAAGATGACTAATTTCGAACTCTCCGAAACTCCGTCGTATATGGATAATTATGTCGCGGCGATGTTCCTGCCGCATACCGAGATTGAGAAGTTTCCCAGGTTGAAGGCCCGTATGGATGCTCGGGGAAAGAAATAAATGTATTTATATTATGTAGTTGCCGGATGAACACGTAGTTTGGAGGGTGTCACGAAAAGAGTATATGGCGGTTATTCGAGAGATTTGGTACCTCTTGTGATTGGCTTGTTTATGAAAGGTGGAGGTTATAGCCGTGTGAGCTATGAGCCTCCGGAGAATAATTACTCACCAGTAAGGAGGCAAAAGTGGGATTTGAACTTAAGAAGGACTCCTATAGTGGCAGCATAAAGGCTATTTCCATTGGCAAGGGTGATTCCGCCATTACTGTGGGGGGTCAGACATGTTACCCGTTCTATACCTTTGAAGGGAACATGCCCAATAAGCCGGTTATTGCCATGGAAATATGGGATATGGCACCGGAAGACTGGCCGGACCCGGTCATGGCGCACTTCAAAGATGTCGTCTCAGACCCTGCCGCTTGGGCCAAGAAATGTGTTGAGAAATTTGGTGCCGAGGCCATCGTAATTCAACTGAAAAGCGTTGATCCCAACGACAAGGATGCCAGCCCGGAATCGGCGGCCGCGACCGTATTAAAAGTTTTAGAAGCTATCAACGTTCCTCTTATCGTCTGGGGTTGCGCCAATCCCGCCAAAGACGAAATGGTCTTGAAGGTTGTTGCTGAAAAATGTCAGGGCTATAACCTGCTCATGGGGCCGGTTGAAGAGAAAAACTACAAAGGAATCGGTGCTGCCGCAATGGGTTATGGGCATGCGGTCATCGCCTCTTCACCGATTGATGTAAACCTGGCAAAACAGATAAATATCCTTCTTGAAAACCTTGGCATGCCCATGGACAGGTTGATTGTTGACCCGACAACCGGTGGCCTTGGTTATGGTTTGGAATACTCTTATTCGGTTATGGAACGTCTTACCATGGCTGCCATGGTTCAGGGTGATGAGAAGCTGCAGTTTCCGATGATCAACAACCTCGGCAACGAGGTCTGGAAATGTAAGGAAGCCAAACAGACCGCAGATGCAGCCCCGCTCCTCGGCGACCCGGAGAAGCGCGGCATAATGATGGAGTCCATCGGCGCGGTCTCCTATCTTCTCGCCGGTTCCAGTTTGCTTATCATGCGTCATCCTGAGGCGATTCGACTGACCAAGGAGTTCATCAATGCTATGGCGGGTGGCGGTTCTTTGCAGAATTCCGCACCAATTGCCAAGGCCCTCCCCGAGGTGAATATAGACTTTGCGGCACTTGCGCCAAAAGTTGATTTGACTATCGCTGAAGAAGAGAAGAAGGCAGCTCCGGCCGCCGCCAAACCAGCTGCAGCGGCAGCTCCAGCCGCAGCGGCACCGGCCGCCCCAAAACCTGCCGCGCCGGCACCCGCAGCCCCAGTCAAAGAGGAGGCAAAAGCCCCTGTTCAACCCGCTGTCGATCCGGCGGCACAGGCAAAAGCTGAAGCAGAGGCCAAGGCTCAGGCAGAAGCCAAGGCGGTTGCGGACGCTAAGGCAAAAGCTGATGCCGACGCCAAGGCGAAAGCTGACGCCGAGGCCAAGGTGAAGGCAGATGCGGCAGCAAAAGAAAAGGCCGCGGCTGATGCCTTGGCTGCTGAAAAAGCCCAGCGTGACGAAGATGAAAAGGCACTTAAACGTTTACGGGCCCAGGCACGTCAGGCCGCCGATGAAGCCGCTGCAGCTAATCCTGGTGTGGAAATGGCCATGACCGCCGATCCGGTGCAAAAGGATCAGCAAGAAAAGATTCTTGAGATGCTGGATAGATTCCATCGCAGAAACAGATAGTAAAATGCTTGCAAATAAGAAGGATACGATGTGTCGCTCTTGAGATGATTCAATACCCATTGGTAATCTCAAAAACTCTTTGAGGAGGAACCTCGATATGGCAGAAGTAACCACAAAAGTTGACAAAGTAGCAAAACTCGCTGATCCGATGGAAGCGTCTATCGAAGCGTCGACCCAGGAGATGCTGCGCCGGGCTCAAAAATTGAATATTGAAACGGTTTTTGATCGTGCTGTTACCATGAAACCCTGTGCTATTGGTCTACAGGGCATTTGTTGTAAAAACTGTGCGATGGGGCCGTGCCGTTTGCCACTGCCAAAGGATGGAATTCAGGGTGAAGATACTCGTAAAGGTTTATGCGGTGCCACCGCCAACACTATTTGTGCCAGGAACTTCCTGCGTATGATAGCCGCAGGCGCTGCCGCCCACTCCGATCATGGCCGGGCCGTCGCCGAAACCTTTCTTGCTGCTGCCAAGAAACAAACCAATGACTACAAAATCAAAGATCCTGCCAAATTGATCCAGATAGCTCCGTATTTCGGTATCGCCACCACCGTTGAAGAAAATGGTGTAACAAAAGATCGGGACATCAATGAGATTGCCGTTGGTGTCGCTGAGAAGGCCTTGGCCGAATGGGGCAAGCCGGCGGGGACCCTTTCCTACCTGAAGAGAGCACCGAAACCACTGCAAGACAAATGGGCGGCAGAAGGTGTTATGCCCCGCAACATCGACAGGGAAATTGTTGAGTGTATGCACCGTACCCATATGGGTGTTGATCAGGACTATAAGAACCTGATGAAACAAGGTACCCGTGCTTCTCTTGCCGATGGATGGGGTGGAGCAATGATAGCCACCGATCTCCAGGATGTTATGTTCGGCAGCCCGAGCCCGCTGCAGTCCGAGGCCAATCTTGGCGTTATGAAGGAAGACCATGTCAATATCATCGTCCATGGCCACGAGCCGCTGCTTTCAGAAATGATCGTCGCCGCCGCGCAATCCCAGGAGATGGTCGATTACGCCAAATCAAAGGGAGCAAAAGGCATCCAACTCGGCGGGATCTGCTGTACCGCCAATGAGATCTTGCAACGCCATGGCGTTCCTCCGGCAGGTACCTTCCTGCAGCAGGAACTGGCTATCATCACTGGTGCTTGCGATGCGATGGTTGTTGACGTGCAATGTATTTTCCAAAACCTCGCCAACGTCGCCAAATGTTTCCACACCAAGCTCATCACCACCCATCCGATTGCTAAGATGGAGCAAGACAACGTCATTCATATTGAGTTTGACGAGCATCATGCCATGGAAGATGCGATCCGCATCGTCAAGATTGGTATTGATAATTTCCAGAAGCGCGGTGTCGACGTGATGATTCCACGGCACAAATCGGCTCAGATCGCTGGTTTTGGCGTTGAGTCAATTAGATATCATTTGGGCGGCAGTTTCCGTGGCGATTATTTCACCCTCAATGACAACATTATCAACGGCCGTATCCGCGGCATCGCCGGCGTCGTTGGCTGTAACAACGCCCGTACCAAGCATAACGAGGAACATATTACCCTTATCAAAGAACTGATCAAAAACGATGTCATCGTCTTGACGACTGGCTGTAGCGCCATAGCCGCCGGTATCCATGGCCTGTTGACTCCGGAATCGGCAGCAGTGCATTGCGGCCCAGGGCTTGCAGAGGTTTGCGAGACCGTCGGTATTCCGCCGGTACTTCATCTCGGTTCCTGTGTCGACAATAGCCGTATCCTCCTGGCAGCAACAGAGGTTGTTAAAGCAGGCGGGCTGGGTAATGATATCTGTGATCTGCCGGCTGCCGGCAGTGCACCCGAGTGGATGAGTGAGAAGGCTATCGCCATCGGGCAGTACTTTGTGGCTTCCGGTGTGTACACCGTTTTCGGTTATCATATGCCTCTTGAGGGGGCTCCGGTGTTCAAGGA encodes the following:
- a CDS encoding acetyl-CoA decarbonylase/synthase complex subunit delta, which produces MGFELKKDSYSGSIKAISIGKGDSAITVGGQTCYPFYTFEGNMPNKPVIAMEIWDMAPEDWPDPVMAHFKDVVSDPAAWAKKCVEKFGAEAIVIQLKSVDPNDKDASPESAAATVLKVLEAINVPLIVWGCANPAKDEMVLKVVAEKCQGYNLLMGPVEEKNYKGIGAAAMGYGHAVIASSPIDVNLAKQINILLENLGMPMDRLIVDPTTGGLGYGLEYSYSVMERLTMAAMVQGDEKLQFPMINNLGNEVWKCKEAKQTADAAPLLGDPEKRGIMMESIGAVSYLLAGSSLLIMRHPEAIRLTKEFINAMAGGGSLQNSAPIAKALPEVNIDFAALAPKVDLTIAEEEKKAAPAAAKPAAAAAPAAAAPAAPKPAAPAPAAPVKEEAKAPVQPAVDPAAQAKAEAEAKAQAEAKAVADAKAKADADAKAKADAEAKVKADAAAKEKAAADALAAEKAQRDEDEKALKRLRAQARQAADEAAAANPGVEMAMTADPVQKDQQEKILEMLDRFHRRNR
- the cooS gene encoding anaerobic carbon-monoxide dehydrogenase catalytic subunit; its protein translation is MAEVTTKVDKVAKLADPMEASIEASTQEMLRRAQKLNIETVFDRAVTMKPCAIGLQGICCKNCAMGPCRLPLPKDGIQGEDTRKGLCGATANTICARNFLRMIAAGAAAHSDHGRAVAETFLAAAKKQTNDYKIKDPAKLIQIAPYFGIATTVEENGVTKDRDINEIAVGVAEKALAEWGKPAGTLSYLKRAPKPLQDKWAAEGVMPRNIDREIVECMHRTHMGVDQDYKNLMKQGTRASLADGWGGAMIATDLQDVMFGSPSPLQSEANLGVMKEDHVNIIVHGHEPLLSEMIVAAAQSQEMVDYAKSKGAKGIQLGGICCTANEILQRHGVPPAGTFLQQELAIITGACDAMVVDVQCIFQNLANVAKCFHTKLITTHPIAKMEQDNVIHIEFDEHHAMEDAIRIVKIGIDNFQKRGVDVMIPRHKSAQIAGFGVESIRYHLGGSFRGDYFTLNDNIINGRIRGIAGVVGCNNARTKHNEEHITLIKELIKNDVIVLTTGCSAIAAGIHGLLTPESAAVHCGPGLAEVCETVGIPPVLHLGSCVDNSRILLAATEVVKAGGLGNDICDLPAAGSAPEWMSEKAIAIGQYFVASGVYTVFGYHMPLEGAPVFKDYLYKEMENIYGGKWDCEPDPIKHAHKMIAHIDKKRKELGIDKARDRVLMDMADRQALGME